The Xanthomonas sp. DAR 34887 genome has a segment encoding these proteins:
- the crp gene encoding cAMP-activated global transcriptional regulator CRP: MSPGNTSTATPVRIAPSPLTLDTATIDRFLAHSHRRRYPARTDVFRPGDPAGTLYYVVSGSVSIIAEEDDDRELVLGYFGSGEFVGEMGLFIESDQREVILRTRTPCELAEISYERLHQLFLGSLSADAPRVLYAIGVQLSKRLLDTSRKASRLAFLDVTDRIVRTLHDLAQEPEAMSHPQGMQLRVSRQELARLVGCSREMAGRVLKKLQVDGILHARGKTVVLYGAR; this comes from the coding sequence ATGAGTCCCGGAAACACCTCCACTGCAACACCTGTGCGCATCGCTCCAAGTCCTCTGACGTTGGACACCGCCACCATCGACCGCTTCCTGGCGCACAGCCATCGGCGTCGCTATCCGGCGCGGACGGACGTGTTCAGGCCCGGCGATCCGGCCGGCACCCTGTACTACGTCGTCAGCGGCTCGGTCAGCATCATCGCCGAGGAAGATGACGACCGTGAGCTGGTGCTGGGCTATTTCGGCAGCGGCGAGTTCGTCGGCGAGATGGGCCTGTTCATCGAATCCGACCAGCGCGAGGTGATCCTGCGCACCCGCACCCCGTGCGAGCTGGCCGAGATCAGCTACGAACGCCTGCACCAGCTGTTCCTGGGGTCGCTGTCGGCGGATGCGCCGCGGGTGCTGTACGCGATCGGCGTGCAGCTGTCCAAGCGCCTGCTCGACACCTCGCGCAAGGCCAGTCGCCTGGCGTTCCTGGACGTCACCGACCGCATCGTGCGTACCCTGCACGACCTGGCGCAGGAGCCGGAGGCGATGAGCCACCCGCAGGGCATGCAGCTGCGCGTGTCGCGGCAGGAGCTGGCGCGCCTGGTCGGCTGCTCGCGCGAGATGGCCGGGCGGGTGCTGAAGAAGCTGCAGGTCGACGGCATCCTGCATGCCCGCGGCAAGACCGTGGTGCTGTACGGCGCGCGCTGA